TTTCGAAGAAAATCTTCTCTCCACACTTAGTAGTCATGTATTTTTCTGCCGTGTCGACATTGTAACGCTActtcaaaaagacaaaaaagcaATGTCTGAGCTTTTTGGGCAACTGATCAGTGAAGAAACAGATGTTATTCGTCGGCGAGATCTGGCACTTTTCCTAAAAGAGATGATTAGCCTAAGTACCAGCATCCCATCAAACGGACCAGCCGCGACAAAGGAAACCTTTTTCAAAGTAGTGTGATAGTGATTTTCGACTTATCTATAATGTAAATTTGTAGTTACAGCTCCAGAACATGTTCAACTCTGAGATTTTGGATTCGCTGGAGCCTTGTTTCAAATCACCTGATCATGAAACAAGAGCAGTAATGGTGGATGTACTTCGAACAATGGTCGATGCGAATGCTCAAATGATCCGTGACTTTCTGCTCAAGCAATCCAAAACGAAAGACAAAAATGAGGATGTGCTGCTGAATATGATGATCAGACATTTGTTAACTGATATTGATGTTCATTTGACGTCTGGATCAGAGATTGTTTTGGTatgttgaaacaaaaaattttaaaaataaattcgggAATTTCAGATTATGAAAACTCTGCTAGATCCCGAAAATATGACAACAGTGAAATCAGAAAGAAGCGATTTCTTGCAGCTATTCTACAATCGTTGCTACGAAAGTCTTCTAAAGCCAATTCTTGAGAATGTCAGCGGaggaaatatcaaaaaggaTGATTACATGATTGCCAATCGTCAATCGGTTATTCTTCGACTTTTAACATTCTGCGTAGAACATCACTCATTTTCAATGCGACAACGATGTGTATCAAATGATTTGATGAATAAGGTTCTTGTATTGCTCAAGTCGAAGCATTCATTCCTTGTCTTGTCTGCACTGAAGCTTCTTCAACGTGTGGTTACTGTCAAAGATGATAAATACATTCGGTACATTGTGAAGGAGAAGGTTCTGGACCCAGTCATGGAATGTTTCCGTAAAAATGGCAACCGCTATAACATTATCAACTCTTCTGTCTTGCATTTGTTCGAGTTTGTGAGAAGCGAAGATGTTCGTCCACTCATAAAATATGTTGTCGAAAATCATATGGAAGTCGTTGATTCTGTAAACTATGTAAAAACATTCAAAGAGATCAAGATTCGATACGACCAACATCGTGATCGTGAAGAAACGATGAGCGTTCGTTCTGAGGACAACTCATTGGCAAGTCCACGAAGTTTCCGCAAGGATCGTAATGAAGATCAATGGTTTGATGAGGATGAAGACCTGGAAGTTGGAACAATGCTTGAATCAATCGAAAAGGACTCAGTCGCAGTGTCTCCCAAAAAAGAAGAGGCTGGACAGAGGAAGACTGGTATGGAGCCCATGTTTCCATCATTACTGAAGCGCAAAAATGCATTTGATGACGACGAAGCTCCAGTATTCGGTGGAGGATCTGCTGCTGTTATTAATAATaccgaaaagaaaattgttataaaGGTAGGTGTGAAGATGATGATCAGGGAACAATCTCATTAAAGCCTTTCAGGTTAACAGCGATCGTTCTCCGTCTCGTACACCGTCTCCTGCATCGTCGCCCCGAGCAAGTTCCTCACCAGGACCATCCAGAGACGATGAAGTAACTTCATCTCAAAACAACAAAGAAAGCAGTCCGACTCCTACGGTCAAGGTATggatttaaattaatttaattaccgaaaaattagaaaaccgaacaatgaaaatttccgtttcTTCGGAAAAGCGCTGGTGCCAAtatcattttgaaacttttcataaaaatttattgacaGTCAAAAGTGGAAAAAGGAGAATTAATAATAAGCAAAAGctcaataaatcaaaaaaaaaagtaaaaagtaaaaaatgaaaaaaggttATAGTCACTGTCACATGTTGAAATCCCTTCActgtttcaatattaaaattggaaaaataagcagatcaaaaaattcgaaggaaatttttcaatcaatggcttccaaaaaaaagtggtaAAAGCAGAGATTTTATCAactttataaactttttgaatttttttctatgatATTTGGCCATATTGGTACCCTAGACGTGTTTTAAGGCGACTTTCCCTCTAGAATCACTTCATCTTCAAGATACAAATTTATCTCAAACTAATAATGTCTCTTTTGGGGGTATTAAtcagaatttattttatattaaacAAAGAATATTTCAGTCGCTGGTCGATTACGACGAATCGGATGATTCTGATGATGATCCACCATCTCCTGACGCAGTTCCCTCATCTTCAACTGGAAGTCCTGAAAAAGAAGGAGACTCCGCTGATGGAAAGAAAGGAGATTCGCCAGAATATAACGATGTATCGTCAACTAGCAACGAAGAGAAGTTCGACTCACGAAACGGAGCGCCAGTCACTAATGAAAACGGAGGAGTAGAAGCTGCGGCACCAACAGTTGAAATCAGCCGTAAACGCACTAGTGACGGTATTGATCCTGATGCAAAGAGAATTCGAACTGAAGAGACTGCACCAGCGGCAACTGCCACAGTTTCGCAGGCCTAAATAATGTTCTTTCTTTCCCGTCTACCTCTATCTCAACTTTATCATTTTAATATTAGGTGCCTTCCATTGGCTTTCCTTCTTTTGTCTTgtttttcctccattttcgGAGTTCTCGTGTGCATTTTCGAGCTTTAAATCTGCTCAATTTGCTTCTATCTTCATTAATTCAATTCATTCCACTTCGGGTAAAATTCAAAGTCCCCTATTCTCCCTTTTCATCTTTCGACAAATCTTTTTAAGTTAACTCATCGCAACTGTATCATAcatttcttttccattttccacaAAGCTACCTTGGATATTACTATGTTTATCAACCGGTCGCTGTACTCTCCACCAACGACTGTAATTATCTCATTCCCCCACCCCCTTCCCAAAAAACTGAGCTTTTCCGTAATCCAAGTTGAGTTTTGTACTCGAGTCTTCTCCCGGCGATCACCGACTGACTGACGAGCTGGACTCGATCACTATTGCTCTCCACTCATTATTATCTCCATCTTTCGATTATTTCTTCCAAGCAATCTCCTCAACCAATACGTTTTGTTTTCTTGCGTTTGTAACTTATCAGTGTTGATAAATAATATTGTAAAATATTAGTGTACACACTGATTTCCCCCCTTTATTATTCATCTCCATCCATCTATTCCATGTTCTCCTTTTCCTCGTGTTGTGTTCTTTCTTTCCCTGTTACCCACCCTTCTTTTATCACCTTCTTATAGTCACATTTCCACCCTTTTTTTGAGTATAAAATGTGAGTATCTTAATTTTCTTCGTTTATACCGTTTTTTCGTTGCAACTGACATTTTACACACGAAGAACACGTACGTGTTCCATACAGACAGACCAGAAGTTCAAAGCACACTGGAACGCCTGGGACGATCAGGGGGAAGCAAATCACATTGTTAGGAGGAAACAGAAGCTACAAATTAGCAGATCTTTTTGATGAGAAGTCGAGTTCCCTCCTTATAGTTTATTGGTTGAGACTTGTGTCCTTCAGAATTTAACGGGCGTCACAGAATTGAATGAGTGTAAACCCTAATTCGTGATAGAAAAAAGAGGGAAGAAGCCGAGGAGAAAAACTTGCCAAGCAGAGAGAAAAAGAACTGTGTGAAGTAAACCGAAATGAAAGCTAATAAAAGTATAAAACATTATCTCAATactcttaaaaagttacacTTCATTTGTTTCTTTGTTTCTTAGACGCGTTTACCTCAAAATGTGTGTCTGGATCTATTCAATGTTCGTTTGTTGCTtataaatattacaaaaatgtgatttttgccGAAAGGATACGGTaacgggtctcgacacgacaaaaatgttttaattggAAAGAGCGTGCCCCTTTAATAAGTAAATTAGTTTCCACTTGGAATATCTCGCAAAAACCAAGTTAgatactacagtactcttgaAGGCGCACTCTACGAAAatgtgtcgtgtcgagaccggatctcgtatttttaggtaaaatcgcaaatttcagatttgcataattcaactttttcaataaattagtttttatttagCAAATATGTAATCTAGTGAATTTTAGTAATTATGTTTCAGCAATGAATTCACTAACATATTCGAATTGAAACAAATACGAATTTAACTGTATTTTAAATTGCAATATATTGCAGTTTCGTGTTCCTAGAAACTGTTTCCACATGCAATCTGATAGATTGTAGATAACCACAAAGACTTAATAGTTCGAAAATGTCGTGAATTATCTTCTAAAAATCCTTGAAATCAATATTTGTCAGTGACATACTAATAGGAAAGATACGGtatctattttcagaatacgttatcatttttaaaaaattaaaaaagcaaTTATGATTCACTTTGCTTGCAATTCATATATTTAAGTCTATGAGGATTTCTGATTTGGTTTATATACCTTATTTCTTTTAGCAGGTTTTTTCGAAGACCTCCAAGAcagaacaattatttttcagacttttatGTTGTAGTTTCAGTCTGCTAGTTCTATTTTACAAGTTCTTGAATGTGTAGTTAATTTTTACCTAAATTGTGCTTAACAAATcaattctaacatttttgtaagtttgaaataatGCTATACAAGTAGAAGAAATACTGTGTGCTATTCGTTGATTTACAGAAGAAATTAATGTTTGCAATGGCAAATCATATTTGTTAAACTTTAAAGATACTTGTCAACATTTATAGAAACAGAAAACGGTTTTGAAGTATCAAACTAGGTAGGCGCATCTTCAGACGATAGTCTGCCTATGTGTGAGACAGGAAGGCGGATGCATTTGTGCCTAACGCCTAACTGTTACTAGTCCCACTATATTGTATGCGAGCGCAAAGCTCTCCAAAACGttgtacttttgaaaattctccgtatactttttagcaaaaatttccaaaatagaATTATGTTAAATTCGTTTTTGGTTGGTGTTTCAAACTTATTATAAGTTACATCCTAGAAAGCAAATTCAAATCAACTTTTCCACTGACAGTACTTTATCTTTTGCAACTTTGAATAAACGACTCACTTgaactttctcaaaaattgaaacttctcaaaGCTAATAGAAACTACTAGGGGCTTACCCTTCTTTAGATGTTCCCTTTCTCTCCCGCTAATTGATTCGGgcacactttttttggatGGTAAATCAACATGCTTCGTTCCCGATCAGTTTCTCATTGTCTCCTTCTCTTTTCTAAAAGAGTGTATCCCATCCCATAAGCTTCTCATTCCGATCCCCCCACATCAAACAGGTACTTTTAATCCTCTCGCCATTATCAAATCAACCTTTTTGCTGCCAACCTCCAAATCTCATTGATCCAGAAACCATTCGAGACTTCTAAAGAAACGGCAATATATGTCGATAAAGAAACAGAAGCCGTTCAATTTGCCAGTCAAGCGGAAGAACCGAACAACTCAAC
This is a stretch of genomic DNA from Caenorhabditis elegans chromosome V. It encodes these proteins:
- the smk-1 gene encoding Serine/threonine-protein phosphatase 4 regulatory subunit 3-like central domain-containing protein (Partially confirmed by transcript evidence) is translated as MSDTKEVSDDPMELGTSSTVIAKEENDKESLKRMEVDDEKEPEEEIVEKTEEKQEEEDVTVKLEDETETEVESVDGGQEEKEVVDEKQVDAERVNTKTEELSPKKEVKAEEDPETETKKKDPSEQTNGQVKKKSDKQSPKKKEKSEGKENSPGSKLTNRDHILDHLDIKRDATNRVKLYVLCDQRIWEDRGTGHVVTHQLSAEDGAPSNAGNTMVLVRLEGQNKNMLESRIQMDTVYQKQQETLIVWSETDVMDLALSFQEKSGCEELWQKICEVQGRDPGDPDATFDDGDDSDVGEMPSSASRLQLPPIEIGRLGELDALLHMHLTTNSAREKMTLAIENDNVVTKLCEVFRMCEDIEHTEGLRTFYSIVKNLFMLNRNTVIEMLLDDNNIKDVIGMFEFDPAYKHPRKHRDFVYKKAKFREVLNISCDELRDKIHRLYRAQYIQDACLPSLGLFEENLLSTLSSHVFFCRVDIVTLLQKDKKAMSELFGQLISEETDVIRRRDLALFLKEMISLSTSIPSNGPAATKETFFKLQLQNMFNSEILDSLEPCFKSPDHETRAVMVDVLRTMVDANAQMIRDFLLKQSKTKDKNEDVLLNMMIRHLLTDIDVHLTSGSEIVLIMKTLLDPENMTTVKSERSDFLQLFYNRCYESLLKPILENVSGGNIKKDDYMIANRQSVILRLLTFCVEHHSFSMRQRCVSNDLMNKVLVLLKSKHSFLVLSALKLLQRVVTVKDDKYIRYIVKEKVLDPVMECFRKNGNRYNIINSSVLHLFEFVRSEDVRPLIKYVVENHMEVVDSVNYVKTFKEIKIRYDQHRDREETMSVRSEDNSLASPRSFRKDRNEDQWFDEDEDLEVGTMLESIEKDSVAVSPKKEEAGQRKTGMEPMFPSLLKRKNAFDDDEAPVFGGGSAAVINNTEKKIVIKVNSDRSPSRTPSPASSPRASSSPGPSRDDEVTSSQNNKESSPTPTVKSLVDYDESDDSDDDPPSPDAVPSSSTGSPEKEGDSADGKKGDSPEYNDVSSTSNEEKFDSRNGAPVTNENGGVEAAAPTVEISRKRTSDGIDPDAKRIRTEETAPAATATVSQA
- the smk-1 gene encoding Serine/threonine-protein phosphatase 4 regulatory subunit 3-like central domain-containing protein (Confirmed by transcript evidence), with the protein product MFENNETLIVWSETDVMDLALSFQEKSGCEELWQKICEVQGRDPGDPDATFDDGDDSDVGEMPSSASRLQLPPIEIGRLGELDALLHMHLTTNSAREKMTLAIENDNVVTKLCEVFRMCEDIEHTEGLRTFYSIVKNLFMLNRNTVIEMLLDDNNIKDVIGMFEFDPAYKHPRKHRDFVYKKAKFREVLNISCDELRDKIHRLYRAQYIQDACLPSLGLFEENLLSTLSSHVFFCRVDIVTLLQKDKKAMSELFGQLISEETDVIRRRDLALFLKEMISLSTSIPSNGPAATKETFFKLQLQNMFNSEILDSLEPCFKSPDHETRAVMVDVLRTMVDANAQMIRDFLLKQSKTKDKNEDVLLNMMIRHLLTDIDVHLTSGSEIVLIMKTLLDPENMTTVKSERSDFLQLFYNRCYESLLKPILENVSGGNIKKDDYMIANRQSVILRLLTFCVEHHSFSMRQRCVSNDLMNKVLVLLKSKHSFLVLSALKLLQRVVTVKDDKYIRYIVKEKVLDPVMECFRKNGNRYNIINSSVLHLFEFVRSEDVRPLIKYVVENHMEVVDSVNYVKTFKEIKIRYDQHRDREETMSVRSEDNSLASPRSFRKDRNEDQWFDEDEDLEVGTMLESIEKDSVAVSPKKEEAGQRKTGMEPMFPSLLKRKNAFDDDEAPVFGGGSAAVINNTEKKIVIKVNSDRSPSRTPSPASSPRASSSPGPSRDDEVTSSQNNKESSPTPTVKSLVDYDESDDSDDDPPSPDAVPSSSTGSPEKEGDSADGKKGDSPEYNDVSSTSNEEKFDSRNGAPVTNENGGVEAAAPTVEISRKRTSDGIDPDAKRIRTEETAPAATATVSQA